One segment of Clavelina lepadiformis chromosome 2, kaClaLepa1.1, whole genome shotgun sequence DNA contains the following:
- the LOC143446968 gene encoding uncharacterized protein LOC143446968, whose product MSSLTYPAPVMQQQGKDRLKHASARYGKMDSLYFLPSCQDRNSKAFYDESALSSIPISQLPDHVLLTDRTVPLDDRRILDTLEAMTRIRRRTGFDCNLVRDKVWAAKISKDLSAGLAKIDRIEHEMKRFEATQERRINAEKSLFLNNLKKLDSARTKRRLFRSQSESYPSCKLIERAHVRMSKSLQNLSGYVHMLENQGGFIAAGAETLKTEKGKRTRYSDDRVHKSKSVEAHAVSDPPTDDEEPHLGVNSDFFFPYTNSSRSNPRSRSSLPCPPSDDERYRYILPPIRNCAKAFPR is encoded by the exons ATGTCGTCATTGACGTATCCCGCGCCCGTGATGCAGCAGCAGGGAAAAGATCGCTTGAAGCATGCCAGCGCGAGATATGGAAAGATGGATTCTTTATATTTTCTACCATCTTGCCAAGATCGAAACTCGAAAGCATTCTACGATGAAAG CGCTCTGTCTTCAATCCCAATATCGCAATTGCCTGACCACGTCTTGCTCACGGACCGAACCGTTCCTTTGGACGATCGCCGCATCCTAGATACTCTGGAAGCGATGACCCGGATTCGTCGAAGGACCGGATTCGATTGCAACCTAGTAAGAGACAAGGTGTGGGCCGCAAAAATCAGCAAAGACTTGTCGGCTGGTCTCGCAAAAATCGACCGAATCGAACACGAAATGAAGCGATTCGAGGCGACACAGGAGAGAAGAATCAACGcagaaaaatctttgtttttgaacaatctcAAAAAACTGGATTCAGCTCGAACGAAGCGCAGACTTTTTCGCTCCCAGAGCGAGAGTTATCCAAGTTGCAAATTAATCGAAAGAGCCCACGTTCGAATGAGCAAGAGTCTCCAGAACTTGTCGGGTTACGTTCATATGCTGGAGAACCAAGGAGGCTTCATTGCCGCTGGTGCGGAGACGTTAAAGACAGAGAAAGGAAAAAGAACGCGATATTCCGATGACCGCGTCCATAAATCGAAGAGCGTTGAAGCTCACGCGGTGTCCGATCCGCCAACAGATGACGAGGAGCCTCATCTGGGAGTTAATAGTGACTTCTTCTTCCCTTACACGAACAGCTCACGTTCGAATCCGCGATCGCGTTCCTCTCTGCCGTGTCCTCCTTCCGACGACGAGCGTTACAGATATATTCTTCCGCCAATCAGGAATTGCGCAAAGGCGTTTCCCCGGTAA
- the LOC143446600 gene encoding uncharacterized protein LOC143446600 has product MNSATEFQPARTAPLPFEKTSSTRWLIRGKVMFNILMNWEELKAYFISAELAQDNFDTKYKARVIKEMLLDQTNYLYFHFATPCVQEFERLNALFQKTKADPHELHDELLMHYKSLNSRIYDTGHKKKDIHNVDFGTKFLSECDNYIQKTFNDFNCQQVILGVKQRCLSMLEEAHDQVKKRLPEARNLFKDLINYSPAIILNQVSRPIFSKLPFLHLAGEYQTIIEEQYRKKVNYRKLPFIDWKEQKQFKENGIPQDTEQFWKGVMQHPQFKELATFALTCLITPISNAVAERVFSLLTCIKTKARNRLQLSLLEATIRIRAELLTSNKCCKEFVPSTKMLSRFKADILYSKKFSTESVNNEEDNLFEEEIIM; this is encoded by the coding sequence atgaaCTCTGCAACAGAATTTCAGCCAGCTAGAACGGCACCACTACCATTTGAAAAAACTTCTTCAACACGTTGGCTTATCCGAGGAAAAGTGATGTTTAACATCTTAATGAATTGGGAAGAGCTCAAAGCGTACTTCATTTCAGCTGAATTAGCTCAAGATAACTTTGACACTAAATATAAGGCAAGAGTTATAAAGGAAATGCTTTTAGACCAAACAAATTATCTATACTTTCATTTTGCAACCCCTTGTGTGCAAGAATTTGAGAGATTGAACGCCCTCTTCCAGAAAACTAAGGCAGATCCACACGAACTACATGATGAGCTATTAATGCACTATAAGAGTCTTAATAGTAGGATATATGATACTGGTCACAAGAAAAAAGATATTCATAATGTTGATTTTGGCACTAAATTTCTGTCAGAGTGTGATAACTACAtccaaaaaacttttaacgactTTAATTGCCAACAAGTAATCTTGGGAGTTAAACAAAGATGTTTATCCATGCTGGAGGAAGCCCACGATCAAGTTAAGAAGCGACTTCCTGAAgcaagaaatttatttaaggATCTGATCAACTACAGCCCTGcaataattttaaaccaaGTTTCAAGaccaatattttcaaaattacccTTTTTGCACTTGGCTGGGGAATATCAGACTATTATTGAAGAGCAGTACcgaaaaaaagtaaattacCGAAAATTGCCCTTTATTGATTGGAaagaacaaaaacaatttaaagaaaatgggATACCCCAAGACACAGAGCAGTTTTGGAAGGGAGTAATGCAGCATCCACAATTTAAAGAACTTGCTACATTTGCTCTTACTTGCCTTATAACACCTATAAGCAATGCCGTAGCGGAGAGGGTGTTCTCTCTATTAACTTGCATAAAAACTAAAGCAAGAAATAGACTTCAGCTGTCTCTATTGGAAGCAACAATTAGAATTAGAGCAGAACTCTTGACTTCTAATAAGTGCTGTAAGGAATTTGTTCCTTCAACCAAAATGTTGAGTAGATTCAAAGCTGACATTTTATATTCTAAGAAATTCTCTACTGAGTCTGTCAACAATGAAGAGGACAACCTTTTTGAAGAAGAAATTATTATGTAA
- the LOC143446675 gene encoding uncharacterized protein LOC143446675 — protein MMKTADVTRRDLLQRKSPIKVRMRSGKWNQGSGEKWKRSTQTVVKLKIVEDLFLWDRTVTPDDPRLNEAVEAMTRIRDNTGFDPSLVKDKVVAAKMTRDLNIGLIKVKQIEVAKERTEAFLDRGIDAEKVNLYRRLNALSKNSSSTLPHQTKPGSECSKSKDILADRIHNAHLRMCTSLQNLDRYVSNLESSGGLLPPMSLHGVGDERLNSLSLAAWHSNQRSSSLPAISSSRPMREKELPQTNPSTNGSIKIFEIPASRRWSNAGCHESAIATPLRKLSCSAKPVLGEKSASR, from the exons atGATGAAGACCGCTGACGTCACAAGAAGAGACCTTCTTCAAAGAAAGTCCCCGATTAAGGTGCGCATGCGCAGTGGGAAATGGAATCAAGGCTCGGGAGAAAAATGGAAGCG GTCCACGCAAACGGTCGTGAAACTGAAAATCGTTGAAGATTTATTTCTATGGGACCGCACCGTGACCCCGGATGACCCGCGCTTGAACGAAGCTGTCGAAGCGATGACTCGAATCCGAGATAACACCGGGTTTGATCCAAGTCTTGTGAAGGATAAAGTCGTTGCTGCTAAAATGACCAGAGATCTAAACATCGGCCTGATCAAGGTCAAACAAATAGAGGTCGCTAAAGAGCGCACGGAAGCTTTTCTTGATCGTGGCATTGACGCCGAGAAAGTGAATCTTTATCGCCGTTTGAACGCGCTTTCCAAAAATTCTAGTAGCACTTTACCACACCAGACAAAGCCTGGGAGTGAGTGTTCGAAAAGCAAAGATATTCTTGCTGATAGGATCCATAACGCCCACTTACGGATGTGTACAAGTTTACAAAATCTCGACAGGTACGTGAGCAATCTTGAATCTTCGGGCGGTCTTCTTCCACCAATGTCACTGCATGGCGTGGGCGACGAAAGGTTAAATTCACTGAGCTTGGCTGCGTGGCACAGTAACCAAAGATCAAGCTCATTACCCGCAATTTCGTCATCACGTCCAATGAGAGAGAAGGAGCTTCCCCAGACAAATCCAAGTACAAACGgaagcataaaaatttttgaaattcctGCTTCAAGAAGGTGGTCGAACGCTGGATGTCATGAGAGCGCCATTGCGACTCCTCTTCGAAAGTTATCTTGTTCAGCGAAACCGGTTTTGGGGGAGAAGTCGGCGTCAAGGTGA
- the LOC143446596 gene encoding MAM and LDL-receptor class A domain-containing protein 2-like has translation MFLLDKQKSCIQSLHIIEASGSRFKSNSCKVEMNFLVGFLCFFIASPGLTASFKCDFEVDTCGFDSDTSYPMDWIRNTGSTGNRLTGPEQDHTTGSGYYYYMESEQADGGDLSRTVSPVLSGTGGNCSVVQFYYYMYGDDIGTLNLYLTQGPPYTFEHPLWSLSGEQGKKWIKAEINVSFHSDYKIAFEGIAARSLFYNGDIAIDDVSVDDGNCEYVPCSSAVPWCQNGGNCVDVNDMATYVCECAPGWEGEHCESDVDECASTPCQNGGTCTHGVNQYKCICDLGYHGSNCETDSSPAARIIVTVDQCIGPDLSRCYNGGTCQAFEDDFNCTCAPGFAGDFCEINIDECQPNPCLNGQCTDLVNDYNCTCNKGWMGYSCEFRTGGCDFDRGYEVCGYSITPTVDYTWIQNSGQTPTFGTGPKGDHTSREGFYMYADATDQPSQARGLLYSPVFGDSSVGSCTTVKFWYTMSGGSMGKLNVYVSGTGNNDLETNPILTLEGDQGSAWLEETIEISSLVPYSIIFEAVARASLVYSGDIAVDDVTIQPNTCKFKSCPGLPCKNGGTCFEDAGAGFLCSCTDQWTGPTCEEDALQCLSNPCQNGGTCVEGHQSFQCTCLPLYVGKYCEYVKGSCDFEDPDDPTCSYQDDLTGNFMWRRWQGSTPSPQTGPSSDHTIGGNPGGYYLYAESTDQVSGDKARIKTPTIEGSGNTCTQLSFWYYMQGATVGQLAVYLEFPGEPLGGPIWSQVSGSRQGWINLAINISVPKDFVGVFEAVTEDQSLIDFDNRGDIAIDDVIVTPNLSGCSYQECFAQPCQNGGTCLDEQNGFKCICDDNHSGPTCEFYNQCDPNPCMNGGVCEKGGDGNFQCVCESGWIGVRCTEVDFCFPDPCKNGATCTTDTQYHCECPEGYEGDTCTINPDDCAVKPCLNGGTCIDGLNSYTCQCPINLEGASCERVPVSCDFEGSVFCDWTADESSDFDWIINSGLGTNFPLSGPSVDHTTGLPAGYYIYTPLIDKRPPDGSLYRIRSPQVVIAEYGYNNFEVAIYYHMKGDGMGTFNVFVKEAGSEEYSILELIGEQGNNWKQFDTSITVATDFYVILEHRVRETTFYFGDLAVDDVKITLNKSDTNEPSTSSSSTEQVSTSATTPTTTTRTVATETDSQATTTMKQTTTTVKQTTTLSRTETDKSKSTTGAGVDEPKPGGGDGVDAGTIAGAVIGAILGLLMILTVVYWFVIRPGRKQSEQRKKIINYADHGLSGFDNKSYSL, from the exons ATGTTTTTGCTGGACAAACAAAAGAGCTGCATTCAGAGTTTGCATATCATTGAAGCTTCAGGCAGTCGATTTAAGTCGAACTCGTGCAAAGTTGAAATGAACTTCCTTGTCGGTTTCCTCTGCTTCTTCATTGCATCACCAG gTCTGACAGCCTCGTTCAAATGCGATTTTGAGGTTGATACCTGCGGGTTCGACTCTGACACTTCTTACCCCATGGATTGGATCAGAAACACAGGATCAACAGGAAACAGACTTACCGGACCCGAACAAGACCACACAACCGGATCAG GTTATTACTATTACATGGAATCGGAGCAAGCCGATGGCGGCGATCTATCTCGGACCGTAAGTCCGGTACTATCCGGTACCGGTGGTAACTGTTCGGTAGTGCAATTCTACTACTACATGTACGGAGATGACATTGGAACTTTGAACTTGTACTTGACGCAAGGACCCCCTTATACGTTCGAACACCCGCTGTGGAGTCTAAGTGGTGAACAAGGCAAAAAGTGGATTAAGGCTGAGATCAATGTCTCCTTTCATTCTGACTATAAG ATCGCGTTCGAAGGAATCGCGGCGAGAAGCCTTTTTTATAACGGCGATATCGCAATCGATGACGTCTCCGTCGACGACGGAAATTGCG AGTACGTCCCTTGCAGTTCCGCTGTCCCCTGGTGCCAAAACGGGGGCAACTGTGTTGACGTCAACGACATGGCTACGTATGTGTGTGAATGTGCCCCAGGTTGGGAGGGTGAACATTGCGAAAGTGACGTAGACGAATGTGCCTCAACTCCATGTCAAAATGGGGGCACTTGCACCCACGGGGTGAACCAGTACAAATGCATCTGTGACCTTGGCTATCATGGCAGTAATTGCGA AACTGACAGTTCACCAGCAGCAAGGATTATTGTTACAGTTGATCAGTGCATCGGTCCAGACCTCAGTAGATGTTATAACGGCGGCACCTGTCAGGCGTTCGAAGACGACTTTAACTGCACATGCGCACCGGGATTCGCTGGAGACTTCTGTGAAATCAACATCGACGAATGTCAGCCTAATCCTTGTCTGAATGGGCAATGCACAGACCTCGTGAATGACTACAACTGCACTTGTAACAAAG GGTGGATGGGTTATAGCTGCGAGTTTAGAACAGGAGGTTGCGATTTCGACCGTGGATATGAAGTATGTGGATACTCTATCACACCCACCGTCGATTACACATGGATCCAGAACTCGGGCCAAACCCCAACTTTTGGTACCGGACCAAAGGGGGATCATACCTCCAGGGAAG GATTTTACATGTACGCTGATGCAACGGACCAGCCAAGCCAAGCGCGGGGTCTACTTTATTCGCCTGTGTTTGGAGACTCGTCCGTAGGATCGTGCACCACTGTGAAGTTCTG GTACACGATGTCGGGAGGTTCCATGGGGAAGTTAAACGTTTACGTTTCTGGAACTGGAAACAATGATTTAGAGACAAATCCCATACTAACACTAGAGGGCGACCAAGGCAGCGCCTGGCTGGAAGAAACCATCGAAATAAGTTCCTTAGTCCCCTACTCG ATCATTTTCGAAGCAGTTGCGCGAGCGTCTCTCGTCTACAGTGGAGACATTGCCGTagatgacgtaacaatccAACCCAACACTTGCA AATTCAAGTCTTGCCCGGGCTTGCCATGCAAGAATGGAGGAACTTGTTTTGAAGACGCTGGGGCTGGGTTTCTATGTTCGTGCACTGATCAATGGACCGGACCAACTTGCGAAGAAG ACGCCCTGCAATGCTTGAGCAACCCATGTCAAAATGGGGGAACTTGCGTTGAAGGGCACCAGTCGTTCCAGTGTACGTGCCTGCCATTATATGTGGGGAAATACTGTGAATACGTGAAGGGAAGCTGTGACTTTGAAGACCCGGACGATCCGACTTGCTCCTACCAGGACGACCTCACAG GCAATTTTATGTGGAGACGGTGGCAGGGGTCGACCCCCAGCCCTCAAACTGGACCCAGCAGCGACCACACCATCGGGGGAAATCCCGGAGGATATTATCTGTACGCTGAGTCAACTGACCAGGTGTCTGGTGACAAAGCGAGAATAAAAACTCCGACGATAGAGGGCAGTGGGAACACTTGCACCCAATTAAGTTTTTG GTATTACATGCAAGGCGCCACGGTAGGTCAACTTGCTGTATACCTAGAGTTTCCAGGAGAACCTCTAGGTGGTCCCATATGGAGTCAAGTAAGCGGAAGTCGCCAAGGCTGGATAAATCTGGCCATCAATATCAG TGTACCGAAAGACTTTGTGGGGGTATTCGAAGCGGTCACAGAAGACCAATCGCTCATAGACTTCGATAATCGCGGCGACATTGCgatcgatgacgtcatcgtgaCACCAAACCTTTCCGGATGTT CATATCAAGAATGCTTTGCTCAGCCTTGTCAAAACGGAGGAACCTGTCTAGACGAACAGAATGGTTTCAA GTGCATATGTGACGACAACCACAGCGGGCCAACCTGCGAATTCTATAATCAGTGTGACCCGAACCCGTGCATGAACGGAGGTGTGTGCGAGAAAGGCGGGGACGGAAACTTCCAATGTGTCTGTGAGTCGGGATGGATTGGTGTCAGATGTACCGAAG TTGATTTCTGCTTCCCTGACCCATGCAAGAACGGGGCTACGTGCACAACCGACACCCAATACCACTGCGAATGTCCAGAGGGATACGAGGGTGATACGTGCACCATTAACCCAGACGATTGTGCAGTCAAGCCTTGCCTAAACGGGGGTACTTGCATTGATGGGTTGAACAGTTATACATGCCAATGCCCAATCAACCTCGAAGGGGCGAGTTGTGAGCGAG TTCCGGTAAGTTGTGATTTTGAGGGCAGTGTCTTCTGTGATTGGACGGCTGATGAAAGTTCTGATTTTGATTGGATAATTAACAGCGGATTAGGCACTAACTTTCCATTAAGCGGACCAAGTGTTGACCACACCACCGGTTTACCAG CTGGCTACTACATTTACACACCACTGATCGACAAGCGTCCACCCGACGGAAGTTTGTACAGAATTCGCTCACCACAAGTGGTTATTGCTGAGTACGGATATAACAATTTCGAGGTGGCAATTTATTACCACATGAAAGGAGACGGGATGGGGACCTTCAACGTGTTCGTGAAAG AAGCCGGAAGCGAGGAATACTCAATTCTAGAACTAATTGGCGAACAAGGCAACAACTGGAAACAATTCGACACTAGTATAACAGTCGCGACCGACTTCTACGTGATCTTGGAGCATAGGGTCCGGGAGACCACATTCTACTTCGGAGATCTGGCcgttgatgacgtcaaaataaCACTGAACA AATCAGACACCAACGAACCATCCACGTCATCGTCATCAACGGAGCAAGTGTCAACAAGTGCAACAACACCAACCACTACAACAAGAACCGTTGCAACAGAAACAG ACTCTCAAGCgacaacaacaatgaaacaaacaacaacaacagtgAAGCAAACGACTACGCTTAGTCGTACAGAGACCGACAAATCGAAAAGTACAACTGGAGCCG GAGTGGATGAGCCAAAACCCGGTGGAGGAGACGGCGTGGATGCAGGCACAATTGCTGGAGCAGTGATTGGAGCCATCCTGGGACTCCTCATGATCCTAACCGTCGTTTATTGGTTTGTGATACGACCGGGAAGAAAGCAAAGTgaacaaagaaagaaaatcatCAACTACGCTGATCATGGACTATCGGGTTTCGACAATAAGTCCTATTCCTTATAA